In one Podarcis muralis chromosome 7, rPodMur119.hap1.1, whole genome shotgun sequence genomic region, the following are encoded:
- the LOC144328483 gene encoding uncharacterized protein LOC144328483 produces the protein MWQVPFLRFGCLGLLTLSTAMLLTAMFTGPWVVWPSIFGPAYEDLLKQCFLSTCTSLERDWVYNVTVIGFLVLGATDGAILVVVFMWFSICKKSKRVNKLMNKHGAVPVVATLIGMSVYTGKYTPQVPVNNRGWSFFMAWSCFLLFFIAAIGILFYQVYQEIEEELEDNVVPQGMPNGSYSLETEGAKG, from the exons ATGTGGCAAGTCCCTTTTCTCAGATTTGGCTGCCTGGGTCTGCTAACACTCAGCACGGCGATGCTACTTACTGCTATGTTTACTGGGCCCTGGGTTGTTTGGCCTTCCATTTTCGGACCTGCTTATGAAGACctcttaaagcagtgtttcctatCAACCTGCACATCCCTGGAGCGAGATTGGG TGTACAATGTCACTGTCATAGGATTCCTTGTGCTTGGGGCAACCGATGGAGccattctggttgttgttttcatgTGGTTCTCCATCTGCAAGAAAAGCAAGAGGGTGAACAAGTTAATGAACAAACATGGTGCTGTGCCAG TGGTCGCTACGTTGATAGGAATGTCTGTATATACTGGGAAATACACTCCACAAGTTCCTGTGAATAACCGTGGGTGGTCCTTCTTCATGGCTTGGTCTTGCTTTCTGCTTTTCTTCATTGCCG ctATAGGAATCCTGTTTTATCAAGTGTACCAAGAAATAGAAGAAGAGCTTGAGGACAATGTTGTACCGCAAGGGATGCCAAACGGCAGCTATTCCTTGGAAACGGAAGGGGCTAAAGGCTGA
- the LOC144328482 gene encoding uncharacterized protein LOC144328482 produces the protein MSLHRAIGFSLSLIHIVLLFIVHASHGWMMTDSQVDEYHAGLWTICSEKFGCKPLRPHDVHLDLIRCFMVLATLASVSAMLWTVEWDHVIHCNYCFPPKSLITSIFNFLAGIFVLVAVVVFHIKVNQLSTAVPPAKKWAFYLSCAICILCFLTGIYNFLCYKFSVWGTGTSTTHVGPDIETPVLLPERHKAVRPSLL, from the exons atgtctcttcacagggccataGGTTTTTCACTTTCCCTCATCCACATTGTTCTGCTCTTCATCGTCCATGCATCTCATGGCTGGATGATGACTGACTCTCAAGTAGACGAGTATCATGCTGGCCTCTGGACCATCTGCTCAGAAAAATTTGGATGCAAACCCCTGAGACCTCATGATG TGCACCTGGACCTCATCCGATGCTTCATGGTGCTAGCAACACTTGCATCTGTCTCAGCTATGCTATGGACAGTGGAATGGGACCACGTCATCCACTGCAACTACTGCTTTCCTCCCAAATCCCTGATTACTTCCATCTTCAACTTCCTTGCAG GAATCTTTGTGCTGGTTGCTGTGGTGGTGTTTCACATCAAAGTCAACCAGTTATCAACAGCTGTGCCTCCTGCTAAGAAATGGGCTTTCTACTTAAGCTGTGCCATCTGCATCCTGTGTTTCTTGACAG GTATTTACAACTTCTTGTGCTACAAGTTCTCAGTGTGGGGGACAGGAACGTCAACCACTCACGTTGGCCCGGATATCGAAacacctgtgctgcttccagaaAGACATAAGGCTGTGCGGCCTTCTCTGCTCTGA